A single Streptomyces sp. Edi2 DNA region contains:
- a CDS encoding universal stress protein: MTDTPAHVPAGPIVVGTDGSPHALQAVLFALREAQLRGTGLRAVCAYDYTPARYTGYGWMTVPEGDGSLYEELHDVARQAVTDTVDELREQLGGPRVEVEIVTEAGRPAQVLLDASKNACLLVVGSRGSGLWGRLALGSTSTEVVHHAHLPVVVVPAGSSCAAS, translated from the coding sequence ATGACCGATACTCCCGCGCACGTCCCGGCCGGCCCGATCGTAGTCGGCACGGACGGCTCCCCGCACGCCCTCCAAGCCGTGCTCTTCGCCCTGCGTGAAGCACAGCTGCGCGGCACCGGCCTGCGCGCGGTCTGCGCTTACGACTACACCCCAGCTCGCTACACGGGCTATGGATGGATGACCGTGCCGGAGGGCGACGGCAGCCTGTACGAAGAGCTCCACGATGTGGCCCGGCAGGCGGTGACCGACACGGTCGACGAACTGCGGGAGCAGCTCGGCGGCCCCCGTGTGGAGGTGGAGATCGTCACGGAGGCGGGACGCCCGGCGCAGGTTCTGCTGGACGCGAGCAAGAATGCCTGTCTGCTGGTGGTCGGCAGTCGCGGTTCGGGCCTCTGGGGTCGCCTCGCGCTCGGGTCGACCAGCACCGAGGTCGTGCACCACGCGCACCTGCCCGTCGTTGTCGTGCCAGCCGGTTCCAGCTGCGCCGCTTCCTGA
- a CDS encoding carbonic anhydrase: MSVTEQYLANNRAYASRFTGPLPMEPSQHVAVVACMDARLNIYAVLGLKEGEASVIRNAGGVVTDDVIRSLAVSQQLLGTNEIILIHHTDCRMLAYPGYTLKEPIRSEDGLRPLWPVESFHDVTADVQRSISRIKSSTFLPHRESVRGFVLDVATGQLEEVEPIRRR, encoded by the coding sequence ATGTCGGTCACCGAGCAGTATCTCGCGAACAATCGAGCCTATGCCTCTCGTTTCACCGGCCCACTTCCGATGGAACCCTCCCAGCATGTCGCCGTTGTGGCCTGCATGGATGCGCGACTGAACATCTACGCCGTCCTCGGTCTGAAGGAAGGCGAGGCCAGCGTGATCCGCAATGCAGGCGGAGTGGTCACCGACGACGTCATCCGATCGCTGGCGGTGAGCCAGCAGTTGCTGGGAACGAACGAGATCATCCTCATCCACCACACTGACTGCCGGATGCTGGCCTACCCCGGCTACACGCTCAAAGAGCCGATCCGCAGCGAGGACGGTCTCCGGCCCCTCTGGCCGGTGGAATCCTTCCACGACGTAACAGCCGACGTACAACGGTCCATCAGCCGCATCAAGTCGAGTACCTTCCTCCCCCACCGCGAATCCGTGCGTGGGTTCGTTCTCGATGTCGCCACAGGGCAGCTTGAAGAGGTCGAACCAATACGCCGCCGGTGA
- a CDS encoding APC family permease, whose product MAFGLAPRKVRPKVPLRHGEGSKFRLTSLEGLAALALDALSSVAYGPQAIVVVLAAAGTGAVTAVLPVTLVITGLLVVLVISYGQVIAVHPDGGGAYAVAKESLGVRSSLLGAASLVIDYVLSVAVSLVAGAASLASAFPVLAPHLLAVCLTGLILLTAVNLRGIAESARVLMLPAVLFLVSMFGVIAAGLLRSHPAATVGTGQPVHASQTLGVLLLLKAFAAGCSALTGVEAIANGVPMFRKPRVKRAQRTELMLGALLGAMLVGLAVLIRRDHVAPRGGVTVLAQVTAGAYGTGWAYYATNLIVALVLGLAANTSFGGLPVLMSLLSGDNRLPHLFGLRAERPVHRYGVVALALLAGGLLIAVNADIERLIPLFAIGVFTGFTISQVGMVRHWARQRPAGWVSRALLNAVGAVLTAVAGVVLLTTKFLAGAWIVVLAIPLLMLLFARIQRYYTAVGAELGLGRIPARPHQAASLVIVPLGEVSKLAERAITAALALGDEVVALAVHSDPGAADALRQTWERWKPGIRLDIVDSPHRSLVHPVVDYVRRARADGRQVAVLIPQVEPRSRRYQILQNQRGTLLATALITHTDVVVCMLPYRLAR is encoded by the coding sequence GTGGCGTTCGGGCTGGCTCCCCGCAAGGTGCGGCCGAAGGTGCCGCTGCGTCATGGCGAGGGCAGCAAATTCCGTTTGACCAGCCTGGAGGGGCTGGCCGCGTTGGCGCTGGACGCGCTCAGCTCGGTGGCCTACGGGCCACAGGCGATCGTGGTGGTCCTGGCCGCGGCCGGGACCGGGGCTGTGACTGCGGTACTGCCGGTGACCCTGGTCATCACCGGACTGCTGGTGGTGCTCGTCATCTCCTACGGTCAGGTGATCGCCGTCCATCCGGATGGCGGTGGCGCGTACGCGGTGGCCAAGGAAAGCCTCGGCGTGCGGTCCAGCCTGCTGGGGGCCGCGAGCCTCGTCATCGACTACGTGCTCAGCGTCGCCGTCAGCCTCGTCGCCGGTGCGGCCTCGCTCGCGTCGGCCTTTCCGGTGCTCGCCCCTCACCTGCTCGCCGTGTGCTTGACCGGACTGATCCTGCTGACCGCCGTGAACCTGCGCGGGATCGCCGAGAGCGCACGGGTGCTGATGCTTCCCGCCGTGCTCTTCCTCGTGAGCATGTTCGGTGTCATCGCGGCGGGACTGCTGCGCTCGCACCCGGCCGCCACGGTGGGCACCGGCCAGCCCGTTCATGCCAGTCAGACGCTCGGTGTCCTGCTGCTGTTGAAGGCTTTCGCGGCCGGGTGCTCGGCGCTGACCGGGGTGGAGGCCATCGCCAACGGCGTGCCGATGTTCCGCAAGCCGCGGGTGAAACGGGCGCAGCGCACCGAGTTGATGCTCGGCGCCCTCCTCGGGGCGATGCTGGTCGGCCTGGCGGTCCTGATCCGCCGCGATCACGTGGCTCCGCGCGGTGGTGTGACGGTCCTGGCCCAGGTGACCGCCGGGGCCTATGGCACCGGCTGGGCGTACTACGCCACCAACCTGATCGTCGCCCTCGTCCTCGGCCTGGCCGCGAACACCAGCTTCGGCGGCCTGCCGGTCCTGATGAGCCTGCTCTCGGGAGACAACCGGTTGCCGCATCTGTTCGGCCTGCGCGCGGAGCGGCCCGTTCACCGGTACGGTGTGGTCGCCCTGGCCCTGCTGGCCGGGGGCCTGCTCATCGCGGTGAACGCCGACATCGAGCGTCTGATCCCGTTGTTCGCGATCGGGGTGTTCACGGGCTTCACGATCAGCCAGGTGGGGATGGTGCGGCACTGGGCCAGGCAGCGTCCCGCCGGATGGGTTTCCAGGGCACTGCTCAACGCCGTCGGGGCCGTGCTGACCGCTGTGGCGGGGGTGGTCCTGCTCACCACCAAGTTCCTGGCCGGCGCCTGGATCGTCGTCCTGGCCATCCCACTGCTGATGCTGTTGTTCGCCAGGATTCAGCGCTACTACACCGCCGTCGGTGCCGAACTCGGGCTCGGCCGCATTCCCGCCCGGCCACACCAGGCCGCCAGCCTGGTCATCGTCCCCCTGGGCGAGGTCAGCAAACTCGCCGAACGCGCGATCACAGCAGCGCTCGCACTGGGCGACGAGGTTGTCGCCCTGGCCGTCCACTCCGACCCCGGTGCTGCTGACGCCCTGCGGCAGACCTGGGAACGCTGGAAGCCCGGCATCCGGCTCGACATCGTCGACAGTCCCCACCGCTCCTTGGTGCACCCCGTCGTCGACTACGTCCGGCGGGCCAGAGCCGACGGCCGGCAAGTCGCCGTCCTCATCCCCCAGGTCGAACCGAGAAGCCGCCGCTACCAGATCCTGCAGAACCAGCGCGGCACCCTGCTCGCGACCGCTCTGATCACCCACACCGACGTCGTCGTATGCATGCTCCCCTACCGTCTGGCCCGCTGA
- a CDS encoding FAD-dependent oxidoreductase, translating into MTDNSAYVIVGASLAGAKAAQALREEGFDGTLILIGEESERPYERPPLSKGYLMGKDAREQIYVHPPQWYAEHHVDLRLGTAVTRLDPAPHEVTLADGSRLEYAELLLATGSSPRRLSVPGADLDGVLYLRTVQDSDRIKDAFSSASRVAVVGAGWIGLETAAAARAAGVEVTVLEMAELPLLRVLGREVAQVFADLHRDHGVTLRFGVQVAELTGSAGTVDGVLLSDGTRIDADAVIVGIGIVPNTGLAQAAGLQVDNGILTDERLRTSTPGVYAAGDVANAFHPLLNRRIRVEHWANARHQPQTAARAMLGREASYDRVPYFFSDQYDLGMEYAGYAEPGGYDQVVFRGDAGAREFIAFWLERGRVLAGMNVNIWDVTEPIQALVRSGQQVDISKLADPQVPIESLLPEC; encoded by the coding sequence ATGACTGACAACAGCGCGTATGTGATTGTCGGAGCCAGTCTGGCCGGGGCCAAGGCCGCGCAGGCGCTGCGAGAGGAGGGCTTCGACGGCACGCTGATCCTGATCGGTGAGGAGAGCGAACGGCCGTATGAGCGGCCGCCGCTGTCAAAGGGCTACCTGATGGGCAAGGACGCCCGGGAGCAGATCTACGTCCACCCGCCCCAGTGGTACGCCGAGCACCACGTCGACCTGCGCCTGGGGACGGCGGTCACCAGACTCGACCCGGCCCCGCACGAGGTGACGCTCGCGGACGGCAGTCGACTGGAGTACGCCGAGTTGTTGCTGGCCACCGGCTCCTCACCGCGCCGTCTGTCAGTGCCGGGTGCCGATTTGGACGGGGTGCTGTATCTGCGCACGGTCCAGGACAGCGACCGGATCAAGGACGCTTTCTCCTCCGCCTCACGGGTGGCGGTCGTCGGGGCCGGCTGGATCGGCCTGGAGACCGCTGCCGCGGCCCGCGCCGCCGGTGTGGAAGTCACCGTGCTGGAGATGGCCGAGTTGCCGTTGCTGCGTGTCCTTGGCCGCGAGGTCGCCCAGGTCTTCGCGGACCTGCACCGCGACCACGGGGTGACTCTGCGGTTCGGCGTACAGGTCGCCGAACTGACCGGCAGCGCGGGTACCGTCGACGGCGTGCTGCTGTCCGACGGCACCCGCATCGACGCGGACGCGGTCATCGTCGGCATCGGTATCGTCCCCAACACCGGCCTTGCCCAAGCCGCGGGCCTTCAGGTCGACAACGGCATTCTCACCGACGAGCGGCTGCGCACTTCCACACCGGGCGTCTACGCCGCGGGCGACGTCGCCAATGCTTTCCACCCCCTGCTGAACCGGCGCATCCGCGTGGAGCACTGGGCCAACGCGCGGCATCAGCCACAGACCGCCGCCAGGGCGATGCTGGGCCGGGAGGCGTCCTACGACCGGGTGCCGTACTTCTTCTCCGATCAGTACGACCTGGGCATGGAATACGCCGGATACGCCGAGCCCGGCGGATACGACCAGGTCGTCTTCCGAGGCGATGCCGGCGCCCGTGAGTTCATCGCGTTCTGGCTCGAACGTGGCCGGGTGCTGGCGGGCATGAACGTCAACATCTGGGACGTCACCGAGCCGATCCAGGCCCTCGTCCGCTCCGGCCAGCAGGTTGACATCAGCAAACTCGCCGACCCGCAGGTACCCATCGAATCGCTCCTGCCAGAATGCTGA
- the tal gene encoding transaldolase yields the protein MNPLSALSEAGVSVWLDDLSRERLVSGSLRELVERDHVVGVTTNPTIFAKAITHGDAYDGQIGDLAARGVGVGEALRALTTFDVRWACDVLRPVYEATDGVDGRVSIEVDPRLAHDTAATIAEARALWWLVDRPNLFIKIPAARQGLGAIAACLAEGISVNVTLIFSLSRYDQVMDAFLDGMEGARAAGRELSAIGSVASFFVSRVDTEVDARLDKAGSSRAAGLRGRAAIANARLAYQHYERVFSSPRWKALQGAGARPQRPLWASTSAKDPAYLDTRYVVELVAPGVVNTMPEATLRAVADHGQVPADSVRSGYGEAQRVLDGLRAAGVDYDDVVQTLEDEGVEKFDASWEKLADQLSVTLNSARPPQTRDSS from the coding sequence ATGAATCCGTTGTCCGCACTGAGTGAAGCGGGAGTGTCGGTCTGGCTCGACGATCTGAGCCGGGAGAGACTGGTGTCCGGGAGCCTTCGAGAACTGGTGGAGCGTGACCATGTGGTGGGCGTGACCACCAATCCGACGATCTTCGCCAAGGCGATCACGCACGGTGACGCATACGACGGGCAGATCGGCGACCTGGCGGCCCGCGGAGTTGGGGTCGGTGAGGCGCTGCGAGCGCTGACCACGTTCGACGTGCGGTGGGCGTGCGACGTGCTGCGCCCGGTCTACGAGGCGACGGACGGCGTCGACGGACGGGTCTCGATCGAGGTCGACCCGAGGCTCGCGCATGACACGGCGGCCACGATCGCGGAGGCGCGGGCACTGTGGTGGCTGGTCGACCGGCCCAACCTGTTCATCAAGATTCCGGCCGCCCGGCAGGGCCTGGGAGCGATTGCCGCGTGCCTGGCCGAGGGGATCAGCGTCAACGTCACGCTGATCTTCTCCCTGTCGCGGTACGACCAGGTCATGGATGCCTTCCTCGACGGGATGGAAGGGGCCCGCGCCGCGGGCCGGGAGCTGTCCGCGATCGGATCGGTGGCCTCGTTCTTCGTCTCGCGCGTCGATACCGAGGTCGACGCGCGGCTGGACAAGGCGGGCAGCTCGCGGGCGGCCGGTCTGCGCGGACGTGCGGCGATCGCCAATGCCCGTCTGGCCTACCAGCACTACGAGCGGGTGTTCTCCTCGCCGCGGTGGAAGGCGCTGCAGGGCGCCGGCGCGCGACCGCAGCGACCGCTGTGGGCCTCGACGTCCGCCAAGGATCCCGCCTACCTGGACACGCGCTATGTCGTCGAGTTGGTGGCGCCGGGCGTGGTGAACACCATGCCCGAGGCCACCTTGCGCGCGGTCGCGGACCACGGGCAGGTGCCCGCCGACTCGGTACGCTCCGGCTACGGCGAGGCCCAACGGGTACTCGACGGGCTGCGGGCGGCCGGCGTGGACTACGACGACGTCGTACAGACCCTTGAGGACGAGGGCGTGGAGAAGTTCGACGCCAGTTGGGAGAAGCTCGCCGACCAGCTCTCGGTCACTCTCAACAGCGCGCGTCCGCCGCAGACCAGGGACTCATCATGA
- a CDS encoding PP2C family protein-serine/threonine phosphatase — translation MIRRRVAARAPGAPLPSRAESGAESSLRAVVRAPMVYVVAATVPIVLLELMIDDRTVRLIPLLILLPAFPAAVGTVRQTVYAVGWVLIVITAVLLYRPLPSSYDFAIVIVLAFVLGLLCVVTCHWRVRRERELLRVRSTAVALQRQMLRPLPILTDRVIVDGVYLPVEADRLVGGDLYEVVDSPYGTRLLVGDVQGKGLPALGAAFAALGAFREAALREPTLTALVDALEQAVVRHNAFAQQTGEPERFVTALILGIDTSTETQAVNCGHPPPYLLEAGPVTPVQLGDPGVPLGLADLSPKPRTVAWFPFPPGATLISCSDGVTEARSITGAFYPLEERLQAWAGISPWEVAGHLTEDLSRHTAGEQRDDITALVVRRAD, via the coding sequence GTGATTCGTCGGCGTGTGGCGGCCCGTGCGCCCGGCGCGCCACTGCCGTCGCGCGCCGAGAGCGGTGCCGAGTCATCTCTCAGAGCCGTCGTCAGGGCGCCGATGGTCTATGTGGTCGCAGCGACCGTACCGATCGTGCTGCTGGAGCTGATGATCGATGACCGCACCGTGCGGCTCATCCCCCTGCTGATCCTGCTTCCCGCGTTCCCGGCCGCGGTCGGCACCGTGCGCCAGACCGTCTATGCGGTGGGCTGGGTGCTGATAGTGATCACCGCAGTTCTGCTCTACCGGCCGCTTCCCTCGTCGTACGACTTCGCGATCGTCATCGTGCTGGCCTTCGTTCTCGGCCTGCTGTGCGTGGTGACCTGCCACTGGAGGGTCCGTCGGGAGCGGGAGCTGCTGCGGGTCCGGTCCACGGCTGTCGCCCTCCAACGGCAGATGCTGCGGCCCCTGCCGATCCTCACCGACCGGGTGATCGTCGACGGCGTGTACCTGCCGGTGGAGGCGGACAGGCTGGTCGGAGGAGACCTCTACGAGGTGGTGGACTCCCCGTACGGCACGCGGCTGCTCGTCGGCGATGTCCAGGGCAAGGGCCTGCCCGCGCTCGGAGCCGCCTTCGCCGCGCTCGGAGCCTTCCGCGAGGCCGCCCTGCGTGAGCCCACGCTCACCGCGCTCGTGGACGCCCTGGAACAGGCCGTGGTCCGGCACAACGCCTTCGCTCAGCAGACCGGCGAACCGGAGCGATTCGTCACCGCTCTCATCCTGGGTATCGACACCTCGACTGAGACGCAGGCCGTCAACTGCGGCCATCCTCCGCCCTACCTGCTGGAAGCCGGGCCGGTCACGCCTGTGCAGCTCGGCGACCCAGGCGTACCACTCGGTCTCGCGGACCTCTCTCCCAAACCCAGGACCGTTGCCTGGTTCCCCTTCCCGCCGGGCGCCACCCTCATCAGCTGCAGCGACGGCGTGACCGAGGCCCGCAGCATCACCGGCGCCTTCTATCCCCTCGAAGAGCGCCTACAGGCATGGGCGGGTATCTCCCCCTGGGAAGTCGCCGGTCACCTGACCGAAGACCTCAGCCGCCACACCGCAGGCGAACAGCGGGACGACATCACCGCGCTCGTCGTCCGCAGGGCTGACTGA
- the ctaD gene encoding cytochrome c oxidase subunit I yields MPGGKMVVSWLTTTDHKTIGSLYLITSFAFFIIGGVMALLMRAELARPGLQIMSNEQFNQLFTMHGTIMLLMFATPLFAGFTNWIMPLQIGAPDVAFPRLNAFAYWLYLFGSLIAVGGFLTPQGAADFGWFAYAPLNNMVHSPGIGGDLWIMGLAFSGFGTILGSVNFITTIVCMRAPGMTMFRVPIFTWNVLLTAVLVLLAFPVLAAALLCLEADRKFGAHVFEAANGGPLLWQHLFWFFGHPEVYIIALPFFGIVTEVIPVFSRKPIFGYVGLIGATIAIAGLSATVWAHHMFATGGVLLPFFSFMSYLIAAPTGVKFFNWIGTMWKGSLSFETPMLWASGFMVTFLFGGLTGVVLASPPMDFHVTDSYFVVAHFHYVVFGTVVFAMFSGFHFWWPKMTGKMLDERLGKMTFWMLFTGFHGTFLVQHWLGAEGMPRRYADYLATDGFTTLNTVSTISSFLLGLSMLPFFYNVWKTANYGKKVEVDDPWGYGRSLEWATSCPPPRHNFLTLPRIRSECPAFDLHHPDIAAREAEQFRAAHPVQARREYGKGGHEG; encoded by the coding sequence CTGCCGGGCGGGAAGATGGTGGTGTCCTGGCTGACCACCACCGACCACAAGACGATCGGCTCGCTGTACCTCATCACGTCGTTCGCGTTCTTCATCATCGGCGGCGTCATGGCGCTCCTCATGCGCGCAGAACTGGCCCGCCCGGGTCTGCAGATCATGTCGAACGAGCAGTTCAACCAGCTCTTCACGATGCACGGCACGATCATGCTGTTGATGTTCGCGACACCGCTGTTCGCGGGCTTCACGAACTGGATCATGCCGCTGCAGATCGGCGCCCCCGACGTGGCCTTCCCGCGGCTGAACGCGTTCGCCTACTGGCTGTACCTGTTCGGCTCGCTGATCGCGGTCGGCGGTTTCCTCACCCCGCAGGGTGCGGCCGACTTCGGCTGGTTCGCCTACGCCCCGCTCAACAACATGGTCCACTCGCCGGGCATCGGCGGCGACCTGTGGATCATGGGTCTGGCCTTCTCCGGCTTCGGCACGATCCTCGGCTCTGTCAACTTCATCACCACGATCGTCTGCATGCGCGCTCCAGGCATGACCATGTTCCGCGTGCCGATCTTCACCTGGAACGTCCTGCTCACCGCGGTGTTGGTGCTCCTGGCATTCCCCGTGCTGGCCGCGGCCCTGCTGTGTCTGGAGGCAGACCGGAAATTCGGTGCCCATGTCTTTGAAGCCGCCAACGGCGGACCACTGCTGTGGCAGCACTTGTTCTGGTTCTTCGGACACCCGGAGGTGTACATCATCGCGTTGCCGTTCTTCGGCATCGTCACCGAGGTCATCCCGGTCTTCAGCCGCAAGCCGATCTTCGGGTACGTGGGTCTGATCGGCGCGACCATCGCGATCGCCGGTCTTTCGGCGACAGTGTGGGCGCATCACATGTTCGCCACCGGCGGTGTCCTACTGCCGTTCTTCTCCTTCATGTCCTACCTCATCGCGGCCCCGACCGGCGTGAAGTTCTTCAACTGGATCGGCACCATGTGGAAGGGGTCGCTGAGTTTCGAGACGCCGATGTTGTGGGCGTCGGGTTTCATGGTCACGTTTCTCTTCGGGGGTCTGACCGGTGTTGTGCTGGCCTCGCCACCGATGGATTTCCACGTCACGGACTCGTACTTCGTCGTCGCTCACTTCCACTACGTCGTCTTCGGCACTGTCGTCTTTGCCATGTTCTCGGGGTTCCATTTCTGGTGGCCGAAGATGACGGGCAAGATGCTCGATGAGCGGCTGGGCAAGATGACCTTCTGGATGCTGTTCACCGGTTTTCATGGCACCTTTCTCGTCCAGCACTGGCTGGGTGCGGAGGGGATGCCGCGCCGTTACGCGGACTACCTGGCAACGGACGGGTTCACCACGCTGAACACCGTCTCCACCATCAGCTCATTCCTGCTCGGCCTGTCGATGCTGCCGTTCTTCTACAACGTGTGGAAGACAGCCAACTACGGCAAGAAGGTCGAGGTCGACGATCCGTGGGGCTATGGCCGATCTCTTGAATGGGCGACGTCGTGCCCGCCGCCCCGGCACAACTTCCTCACCCTCCCCCGCATCCGTTCCGAGTGCCCCGCGTTCGACCTGCACCATCCGGATATCGCTGCGAGGGAGGCAGAACAATTCAGGGCGGCTCACCCGGTGCAGGCACGTCGCGAGTACGGCAAGGGCGGGCACGAAGGGTGA
- a CDS encoding FAD-dependent oxidoreductase yields MAANNAFVIVGASLAGAKAAQTLREEGFDGPIVLLGDEAERPYERPPLSKGYLLGKDERDTVYVHPSQWYAEQDIDLRLGATVTAIDPRAHEVTLADGGRIDYAKLLLTTGSSPRRLPVPGADLGNVHYLRSLIDSDRIKDSFESASRIVVIGAGWIGLETAAAARAAGVEVTVLEMAELPLLRVLGREVSQIFADLHTDHGVELRCGVQVAEITGNGSRANGVLLADGSRVAADAVIVGVGITPNTQLADAAGLEVDNGIRVDAHLRSSHLDISAAGDVANAFHPLLGKHIRVEHWANAVNQPQVAAKAMLGQDVTYDRVPYFFTDQYDLGMEYTGYVEPGGYDQVVFRGRRDTREFIAFWLAEGRVLAGMNVNVWDVTDPIRDLVTSGRAVDAKELADAAVPLTHLLGRPDGTG; encoded by the coding sequence ATGGCCGCGAACAACGCATTCGTGATCGTCGGAGCCAGCCTGGCCGGCGCGAAGGCAGCCCAGACCCTCCGGGAAGAGGGCTTCGACGGCCCGATCGTGCTGCTCGGAGATGAAGCTGAGCGCCCCTACGAACGCCCGCCGCTCTCGAAGGGCTACCTGCTGGGCAAGGACGAACGTGACACCGTCTACGTCCATCCTTCCCAGTGGTACGCCGAGCAGGACATCGACCTGCGGCTGGGCGCCACCGTCACCGCGATCGACCCGCGCGCCCATGAGGTGACGCTCGCTGACGGCGGCCGCATCGACTACGCGAAGCTACTCTTGACCACCGGCTCTTCACCTCGCCGACTGCCAGTACCCGGAGCCGACCTCGGCAACGTCCACTACCTGCGCAGTCTCATCGACAGCGACCGCATCAAGGATTCCTTCGAGTCCGCGTCCCGCATCGTGGTGATCGGTGCCGGCTGGATCGGGCTGGAGACAGCGGCCGCCGCCCGCGCGGCGGGCGTGGAGGTCACTGTGCTGGAGATGGCGGAGCTGCCGCTGCTGCGTGTGCTGGGCCGCGAGGTCTCCCAGATCTTTGCCGACCTGCACACCGATCACGGGGTCGAACTGCGCTGCGGTGTCCAGGTCGCCGAGATCACGGGGAACGGCAGCCGGGCGAACGGTGTGCTGCTGGCCGACGGCAGCCGCGTCGCTGCCGACGCCGTCATTGTCGGGGTCGGCATCACCCCCAACACCCAGCTCGCCGACGCTGCCGGCTTGGAGGTCGACAACGGCATCCGCGTCGACGCCCACCTGCGCAGCTCGCACCTGGACATCTCCGCCGCCGGGGACGTCGCCAACGCCTTCCACCCCTTGCTCGGCAAGCACATCCGTGTCGAGCACTGGGCCAACGCCGTCAACCAGCCGCAAGTCGCGGCAAAGGCGATGCTCGGCCAGGACGTCACGTACGACCGCGTTCCGTACTTCTTCACCGACCAGTACGACCTGGGCATGGAGTACACCGGCTACGTCGAGCCTGGCGGCTACGACCAAGTGGTCTTCCGCGGCCGGAGGGACACCCGCGAATTCATCGCCTTCTGGCTCGCCGAGGGCCGCGTCCTGGCCGGGATGAACGTCAACGTCTGGGACGTCACCGACCCGATCCGCGACCTTGTCACCTCTGGCCGAGCAGTCGACGCAAAGGAACTCGCCGATGCCGCCGTGCCCCTGACGCACCTTCTCGGGCGCCCCGACGGGACGGGTTGA
- a CDS encoding universal stress protein, with protein sequence MTNAAPPAPIVVGTDGSPASGPAVRFALQESQLRGTGLRAICAYDFTIRYGGFQWPTASGFHDLDTQLRDTTLEAVTKALEEAQEQVGGAPVEVDIRVEAGRPSQVLLDASEDACLLVVGSRGSGAWGRLTLGSTSTEVVHHAHLPVVVVPGGQPGRPS encoded by the coding sequence ATGACGAACGCCGCCCCTCCCGCACCGATCGTGGTCGGCACCGACGGCTCTCCCGCCTCCGGGCCGGCCGTACGCTTTGCCCTTCAAGAGTCACAACTGCGCGGGACCGGGCTCCGCGCCATATGCGCGTACGACTTCACCATCAGGTACGGCGGTTTCCAGTGGCCTACTGCCTCCGGTTTCCACGATCTGGACACCCAGCTGCGCGATACCACGTTGGAGGCGGTTACCAAGGCGCTGGAGGAGGCCCAGGAGCAGGTCGGCGGCGCGCCGGTGGAGGTCGACATCAGAGTCGAGGCGGGCCGCCCGTCGCAGGTCCTGCTGGACGCGAGCGAAGACGCCTGCCTCCTGGTGGTCGGCAGCCGGGGCTCGGGCGCATGGGGGCGCCTCACCCTGGGCTCCACCAGCACTGAGGTCGTGCATCACGCCCATCTCCCGGTCGTCGTCGTGCCCGGCGGGCAGCCGGGCCGGCCGTCGTGA